A DNA window from Halorubrum sp. DM2 contains the following coding sequences:
- a CDS encoding anaerobic glycerol-3-phosphate dehydrogenase subunit C, whose amino-acid sequence MTRHTDDDGSAEESSEDDRGGREGSNGPDAPSPGVPEAGRDEQPSIFVPDDGEIPEDDAIGARDAEAGADDTATRAATDGGVESAAGGTESATGGTDSTELDPDAYDPVDVFPGGDLDLREGADSCYKCTSCDTSCPVAEVDDEFPGPKFQGPEQWRLKRKDDHDIDESITSCSNCMRCDDACPSSVPLSQMHNEARGQFVERQMEKLSVEYVRNRLLANYRTSARLASMFPRTASFAMNFGPARWALEKVMGIPKERDFPEFATETFREWWKARGGANVENPDKRVAYFHGCYSNYNTPEVGKAMVRVYEHFGYEVMVPPQKCSGTPMFANGMLDDARRHAETNVENLVEAIGEGADVIASCTSCSMSLRQEYPELFDLHGIEDLAEHTFEAMEYLRIHEDLDGELDAAGGLDEERELAYHAPCHARNQGLARQAVETFRDVDGVTVEDVGDSCSGISGTYGWKEEKYEKSMEIGEEMFEHMEDAEGDVGMTECPTCAMQMEHGTGYEIEHPLQLLEDTLGA is encoded by the coding sequence ATGACACGACACACGGACGACGACGGGAGCGCGGAGGAGTCGAGCGAGGACGATCGCGGCGGACGCGAGGGGTCGAACGGCCCCGACGCGCCGAGTCCCGGCGTCCCGGAGGCCGGCCGCGACGAGCAGCCGTCGATCTTCGTCCCGGACGACGGGGAGATCCCGGAGGACGACGCGATCGGGGCACGCGACGCGGAGGCGGGCGCGGACGACACCGCGACCCGCGCCGCCACCGACGGCGGCGTCGAGAGCGCCGCGGGCGGGACCGAGAGCGCGACCGGCGGGACCGACTCGACGGAGCTCGACCCGGACGCGTACGACCCGGTCGACGTGTTCCCCGGCGGCGACCTCGACCTCCGCGAGGGGGCCGACTCCTGTTACAAGTGTACGAGCTGTGACACCTCCTGTCCGGTCGCGGAGGTCGACGACGAGTTCCCCGGCCCGAAGTTCCAGGGACCGGAGCAGTGGCGGCTCAAGCGGAAGGATGACCACGACATCGACGAATCGATCACGTCGTGTTCGAACTGTATGCGCTGTGACGACGCCTGTCCGTCCTCGGTGCCGCTCTCGCAGATGCACAACGAGGCGCGCGGGCAGTTCGTCGAGCGCCAGATGGAGAAGCTCTCGGTCGAGTACGTCCGGAACCGCCTGCTGGCGAACTACCGCACGTCGGCGCGGCTCGCGAGCATGTTCCCGCGGACGGCCTCGTTCGCGATGAACTTCGGGCCGGCGCGGTGGGCCTTAGAGAAGGTGATGGGCATCCCGAAGGAGCGCGACTTCCCCGAGTTCGCGACGGAGACGTTCCGCGAGTGGTGGAAGGCGCGCGGCGGCGCGAACGTGGAGAACCCGGACAAGCGGGTGGCCTACTTCCACGGCTGTTACTCCAACTACAACACCCCCGAGGTCGGCAAGGCCATGGTCCGCGTGTACGAACACTTCGGCTACGAGGTGATGGTCCCGCCCCAGAAGTGTTCGGGGACGCCGATGTTCGCGAACGGCATGCTGGACGACGCCCGACGGCACGCCGAGACGAACGTCGAGAACCTCGTCGAGGCAATCGGCGAGGGCGCGGACGTGATCGCCTCCTGTACCTCCTGTTCGATGTCGTTGCGACAGGAGTACCCCGAGCTGTTCGACCTCCACGGGATCGAGGACCTGGCGGAACACACCTTCGAGGCGATGGAGTACCTCCGCATCCACGAGGATCTCGACGGGGAACTCGACGCGGCCGGCGGGCTCGACGAGGAGCGCGAACTCGCGTATCACGCGCCGTGTCACGCCCGGAATCAGGGCCTCGCGCGACAGGCCGTCGAGACGTTCCGCGACGTCGACGGCGTCACCGTGGAGGACGTCGGCGATTCCTGTTCGGGCATCTCCGGCACCTACGGTTGGAAGGAGGAGAAGTACGAGAAGTCGATGGAGATCGGCGAGGAGATGTTCGAGCACATGGAGGACGCCGAGGGCGACGTGGGGATGACCGAGTGTCCGACCTGCGCGATGCAGATGGAACACGGCACCGGCTACGAGATCGAACACCCGCTCCAGCTGTTGGAGGACACGCTGGGCGCGTAA